Below is a window of Ralstonia nicotianae DNA.
CGTCCACCACTGCCCGGCCACCTCCTGCCCTTCGACCAGGCGCTGGACCTGTCCGCCCTCGACCGGTGCCGATGCGGTCGGCGCCGGCGGCGTGGGCGTGTAGCCCTCCACGGCCGGCGCGGCCGGCCGGTGAAAATCAGGGCCGACGGCACAGCCGCCCGCTGCCGCGGCGAGCAGCACGCTCACAGCCATTCGCGTCATCCCGCGCATCACGATTCCCCTTGGATTGGCTTGTCAGCGGCCGGGCCGCTTCCGTTCTGCCGTCTGCCGACGCGCGCTTCGATCAGGTAGTACAAGGCCGGCAGCAGCACCAGCGTGAGGGCGGTCGCCGTCACCAGGCCGCCCACCACCACGGTCGCCAGCGGACGCTGCACGTCGCTGCCGAGCCCGTGCGCCAGCGCGGCCGGAATCAGGCCGAGCGCCGCCACGGTGGCCGTCATCAGCACCGGGCGCATCCGCTCGCGCGCGCCGGCCACCACCGCATCCTTCAGGCTGATGCCGGGCTCCTGGGTCCAGCGGTTGAGGTTCGACACCATGATGATCGCGTTGAGCACCGCCACCCCGAACAGCGCGATGAAGCCGACCGCCGACGACACGTTCAGCGTCATGCCGCGCAGGTGCAGCGCGATCAGCCCGCCCAGCGTCGCCAGCGGCACCGCCGAGAGGATCAGCGCCGGCTGCCGCAGATTCTTGAACTCGGCGAACAGCAGCACGAACATCAGCGCCAGCACCATCGGCAAAATCACCGCCAGCCGGGCCTGCGCGCGCTGCTGGTTCTCGAACTGGCCGCCCCAGGCGATCTGGTAGCGCGTATGGTCGTAGCGGATCTCCTGGTCGATGCGCCGCTTGGCCTCATCAAGGAACGACGCCAGGTCGCGCCCGCGCAGGTTCAGGCGCACCGTCAGGTGGCGCTTGTTCATCTCCCGCGTGATGGTGGTCTCGCCCTCGGCGAAGCGGATCTTCGCGATCTGGGCCAGCGCGATATGCGCGCCGTTGGCCGCCGTCAGCATGAGATTGCCGATCGCCTCCGGGTTGCTGCGCGACGCGCCGGCAAAGCGCGCGACCACGTCGTAGCTGCGCTCCTCGACAAAGACCTGCGTCACCGGGCTGCCGCCGATGCCGGTCTGGATCAGCGCCATCACGTCGGCGATGTTGATGCCGAGGCGGGCGGCGGCCGCGCGGTCGACATCGATGCGCACCTGCGGCAGCGGCGGCTCCTGGTCGATGATCACGTCCTGCGCGCCCGGCACGGTCTTCAGCAGATGCTCGACCTCGGTGGCCAGCTGCCGCGTCTCGCCGAAATCGTTGCCGTAGACCTTGACCACCAGGTCGCTGTGCGCGCCCGCCAGCTTGTCCAGCACGCCGTCGATCATCGGCTGCGTGAAGCCGACGTCGATGCCCGGCAGCTGCCTGAAGCGCTCGGCCATCTTGGCGATCAGCTGCTGCTTGTCGCGCCCGGTCTTCCACTCGTCGTACGGATGCAGCGTCACCGCGCTCTCGATGTGCGACGGCGTGAACGGATCCGTGCCGTCGTCATTGCGCCCGACCTGGGTGACGATGTGCTCGATCTCGGGAAACTCCAGCGTCGCCGCGCGCAGCGTGTCGGCCATCCGGCTCGCCTTGTCGAGCGAGAGCCCCGGCGGCAGGGTGACCTGCAGCCAGATCGACCCTTCGTCGAGGTACGGCAGGAAGTCGCGCCCGATCGATCCGCCCAGGATCACCACGCCGGCCAGGGTCGCCACGGCCAGGCCGATCACCGTGCGCGACTTGCCCACCAGCCGGGACAGCAGCGCCTGGTAGCGCGGCACCAGCCAGTGCAGCACCGGGTTCTCGAACACCTTGGTCGGCTTGCGATAGGCCCAGTACGCCAGGCCCGGAATCAGCAGCAGCGCCACCAGCAAGGCACCGAACAACGCAAAGCCGACCGCGAACGCCATCGGCGAGAACAGTTTGTACTCGATGCGCTGGAAAGCGAACAGCGGCAGGTAGGCGATGATGATGACCAGCATACCGAAGAAGATCGGCCGCGTGACCTGGCGCGCCGCCGCCAGGATGTCGTTGCCGTGCAGCTCGCTTTCGGCATCCTCTTCGCGCCGGCGCAGGATGTTCTCCATCACCACGATGGCGCCGTCGACGATGATGCCGAAGTCGATCGCGCCCAGCGACAGCAGGTTGGCCGGAATCTTGAAGTGGTGCATCAGGATGAACGCCGTCAGCAGCGACAGCGGGATCGTGATGGCCACGATGATCGCCGCGCGCGGGCTGCCCAGGAACAGCAGCAGCACGATCGACACCAGCGTCATGCCCTCGATGAGCGTCTTGCCCACCGTATGCACGGTGGCGTCGACCAGCTTGCTGCGGTCGATATACGGCACGATCTTCACGTCCTTGGGCAGGATGTGCTCGTTCAGGTCGCGCACGGCGTCGTGCACGCCGGCCATCACGCGCGACGGGTTCTCGTTCTTGAGCAGCAGCGTGATGCCCTCGATGGTGTCCGGGTTGTTGTCCATGCCCAGGATGCCGTGCCGCTCGCGGTTACCCAGCACCACGCGGCCGAGGTCCTTGACCAGCACCGGCACGCCGTTCTTCTGGCTGACGACGACGTTGCCCAGGTCGTCGAGGTTGCGGATCAGGCCCACGCCGCGGATCACCAGTCCCTGCTCGCCGCGCTGCATGACGCTGCCGCCCGCGTTCGCGTTGTTGGCGGCAATGGCCTGCGTGATCTGGTTCAGCGAGAGGTTGTACTTGGACAGCCTGGCCGGATCCAGCTCCAGCATGAACTGCGTGGTCATGCCGCCGAAGTTGACCACGTCCACCACGCCCGACACCTGCTTGAGGCGGGGGATGACCTTCCAGAACTGCAGCTCGGACAGCTCGCGCAGGTCCCGCGTCTTGGACTGCAGCGTGTAGCGGAAGATCTCGCCGATCGGCGAGGTCAGCGCATCCAGCCCGGGCTGGGCGCCGTACGGCAGCGACACGCCGCTGATGCGCTCCTGCAGCCGCTGGCGCGACCAGTAGTCTTCGGCGCCGTCCTGGAACACCACCGTGATCAGCGACAGGCCGAAGGTGCTCTTCGAGCGCATCACGTGCATGCCGGGCGTGCCCATGATCTCGCGCTCCAGCGGGATCGTGATCTGCTGCTCCACCTCTTCCGCGGCCAGGCCGTTGACCTGCGTGACCACCTGCGAGGTCGTGTCGGCGATGTCGGGGTAGGCCTCCAGCGGCAGCTGCGTCCAGCTATGCCAGCCATAGAGCGCCGCGAACAGGAACACCAGGACGACAATGCCGCGCCGGTTGAAGCACAGGGTGACGAGGCGTTCAATCATTGAGCAGCACTCCCTCTTTGACCACCACGCGGTCGCCGGCCTTCAGACCCGAGACGATTTCGACATGATCATCGAGCTGCGCCCCCACCTTGACCACGCGCGCCTCGAACTGCCACGGCGCCACCTCGACGAAGGCGCGGTTGTAGAACCCGCTCTGGATCACCGCCGTCATGGGTACCGTGATGCCATCGTGCGGCCGCGCCAGGAACGTGGCCTGGGCGAACATGCCGGGCTTGAGCCGCCCCTCCCGGTTGTCGAACGCCATCCTGACCTTGACGGTGCGGGTATCCGGATCGAGCATCTCGCCGACGAAGCGAACCTTGGCCGGCAGCACATCGGCATAGGCGTCGAGCTTGACCGTCGCCGACTGCCCCGCGTAGACCTGGGCCAGGTCCTTCTCCTGCGCGCTCGCCGTCACGAACACGCGGGAAAGATCGGCGACCGTCATGACCGGCGCCGTGGCATCGTTCCAGTATCCGCCGATGGCCGCGTTCAGATCGACGACGCGCCCGGTGATGGGCGAGCGCACCGCCAGGATGTGGCCGCCCGTCACCTGCGTGCCGCCCTTGGCGCCCAGCTGCGCCAGCCGGTTGTTCGCGCGATCCGCCTCGCTCACCGCCTGGGCGTAGTCGTTCTGCGCCTGCTCGAGATCGCGCTTGGCGGCGATCTCCGACTTGTCCAGCTCCCGCAGCCGCTCCAGGTTGCGCCGGGTCAGCGCCAGCGTCGACTGGGCCTTGGCCGCATCGCTCGTGGCCTGCGCCAGGTCCGCCGAGTCGATCGAGAACAGCACGTCGCCGGCCTTCACCGCGTCGCCGAGCTGCTTGTTGAGGCTGACGATGCGGCCTGTGAGCGGCGGCAGGACTTTCATCAGCTTGGCCGGATCCGCCTCGACCACCGCCGGCAGGGTGAAGGGCGCGGCAATCTGGCCCTGGACGACCGGCGCCACCGCCAGCGTGCGCCGCAGCGCCGACTGCTCGGGCACGATCACGCGCTCGCCCTCGTGCCGGACGGAGACCGGAGCCTCCGGCGCAGCGGCCTCCTTGGCATGCAGGGACACCGTGCCCCACACGGCCACGCTGATCGCGGCCAGCACGCCGGCGCCGGTGATGAGTCGCTTGGCGGATATCGATTTGACTTGCATGATGGGCTCCGATGCATGCGGGTTGCGTCTTTTGGTGGCTGCTCCGTCCGGATGCGGGCGTTATGCTACGCAAGCATGCTGCAGCGCACCCTGAATTCTTCTTCAGAAAAACGACATCCCGACGACTGCTAGAATGCCGCCGTCGGTTGGGGCACCCCATGCACATCCTCCTAATAGAAGACGATCAGAAAGCGGCCCGCCTGCTGGCCAGGGGCTTGCAGGAGGAAGGCTTCGAGGTGGCGGTCGCGCATTCCGCGGAAGAGGCCGATGCCTCGCTTCTGGTGGCATGCCAGTTGATCATCCTGGATTGGATGCTCCCGGGCAAGGACGGCATCGCCCTGTGCCGCGAGCTGCGCGAGCGCGATCTCCAGACCCCCGTCCTCATGCTGACCGCCCGCGACGCGACCGCCGATCGCATCGCCGGCCTGGATACCGGCGCCGACGACTACCTGACCAAGCCCTTCGTCTTCGATGAGTTGCTCGCCCGCGTCCGCGCGCTGTTGCGGCGGGCCCGGCTGGCGCCCGCCGCGCCGCGGGTCATCGGCGACCTCGTGCTCGATCCGAACGCGCGGGCGGTGACGCGCGGCGGCCAGGCGCTCGATGTCACGCCCAAGGAATACGCGATCCTCGAATACCTGATGCGGCATGCCGGGCAGATCGTCAGCCGCCTGCAGCTGGCCGAGCACGTCTGGCGCGCCGACCTGATCGCGATCGACAACCTCATCGACGTGCACATGAAGAACCTGCGCCGCAAGGTCGATCCGCCCGGCCAGCCGGCCCTCATCCATACGGTGCGGGGCCAGGGCTTTCGCCTCGCGGCGCCGGAGCGCCGGCATGCTTAGCGTCCAGCGGCGCCTGATGCTGGTGCATCTGGCCGTCATCGCGGTGATCGTGGCGAGCGCGGCATCGGCGGCGTGGTGGCAACTCTCGCGCTCCGTTCACCGGCAGCTGGACGGCGCGCTCCTCGCCCTGGCGGAAACCGAGGCCGGCATGCTGCTGGAGAACCGGGGGCAGCCCGTGCGCGTGCACGAAAAACCCGTCGGCACGGCGCCGCCGTCCCTGGTGCGCCTGGACCGGCTGGTCCAGATCGTCGATGCGCATGGCGAGGTCCTGGCGCACAGCGCCAACCTCGGCGCGACCCGGCTGCCCACGCCCGCCAGCCTGCTGGCCCGGCTGGCGGCGGGGGAAACCGTCTTCGAGACCCTGCCCAGCTTCAGCGAGGAGCCCCTGCGCATGGTGTCCCTGCCGGTGCAGACCGGCGGCGCGGCGCCCGTTGCCATCCAGGTGGCCGGTTCGCTGGACGACGTCAACGGGGTGCTGGACTCGGCCGCCCTGCTGTTCGCCTGCCTGGCGATCGCCTTGTCCGCGTCGGTGGGCACCGCCGGCGCCCTGCTGACGCGCCGGGTCTTCCGGGCCATCGACAACGTCGTCAAGCAGGCCCGCCGCATCGGCGACGCCAACCTGGACGCGCGCCTTCCGCATCCGGGCACCGCCGACGACATCGGCAGGCTGGTCGACACGCTGAACGACATGCTCGACCGCCTCGAGCATGCCTTCGACGCGCAGCGGCACTTCACCGCCGATGCCTCCCACGAGCTGCGCTCGCCGCTGTCGCGGCTGCGCACGGAAATCGAGATCACGCTGCGGCGCGAGCGCAGCCGCGAAGACTATGTCGAGACCTTGCGCTCCTGCCTGGAGGAGGTGGCGCGGCTGACCCTGCTGGTCGAAGAACTGCTCATGCTCGCGCGGCTCGATGCCGGCCAGGAGCGCGGCAGCCAGGACGCGGTGTCGGTGGCGACGCTGGTGGAAGACAGCGTGCGCAGAATGCAGCCGGCCGCGCACGAGCGCCTGATCCGGCTGGTGGTCGGCGCCGGCTCCGCGCCGGCCATCAAGGTTGCGCGGGGGCCGGCGAGCCTGGCGCTGGCCAACCTGCTCGACAACGCCGTGAAATTCTCGCCCCAGGGGAGCCAGGTCGACATTTCCTGGACGATCGATCGGGAGCAGGCCGTGCTGAAGGTGTCCGACCACGGCCCCGGCATCCCGGACCACGAGCTGCCGCACGTCTTCGACCGCTTCTATCGCGGCGCCGGCGCCCGCGCGGGCACCGCCGAGGGCACCGGCCTCGGGCTGGCGCTGTCCAGCGCCATCGTGCTGGCCCACGGCGGCCGCATCGATGTCGAGAACGCGCCGGCCGGCGGCGCGGTCTTCCAGGTCAGACTACCGCTGGCCACGTAGCGCCGGCCGCCCCGCCATCCCAACCGCCATGTCCCTCCGATCCGCCGCCCCCGCCCTCGGTGCCGCTCTGCTGTTCGGCGCGAGCACGCCGCTTGCCAAGACCTTGACGGGCACGGTCTCGCCCATCCTGCTGGCGGGCCTGCTGTATCTGGGCAGCGGCCTGGGCCTGGCCGGCTTCCTGCTCGCGAGACGGCTGATGAAGCGGGGCACCCCGTCCGCCGCCGGCTCGCCGCCGATTCCGCGCCATGAAGTGCCGTGGCTGCTCGGCGCCATCGCGGCGGGGGGCGTGGCGGGCCCCGCCCTCCTGATGATGGGCCTGGCCGGCACGGCCGCCGCCCCGGCTGCGCTGCTGCTCAACGTCGAAGGCGTGCTGACCGCGCTGATCGCCTGGATCGTGTTCCGGGAACACACCGACCGGCAGATCGTGCTCGGCATGATCGCCATCGTCGCCGGCGGCGCGCTCCTCTCGTGGCAGCCCGGCGCCGCGCGCTTTTCGCCCGGCGCGCTGCTGATCGTCGCGGCCTGCGCCTGCTGGGCCATCGACAACAACCTGACGCGCAACGTCTCGACCAACGACGCCGTGCTGGTCGCCTGCCTGAAGGGCCTCGTGGCCGGCGGCTGCAACACCGCATTCGCCTTGGCCGCGGGCGGCAGGCTGCCCGCGGGATGGCCGCTTGCGTCGGCGATGCTGATCGGCTTTGCCGGCTACGGCGTCAGCCTGGCGCTGTTCGTCATCGCGCTGCGGCATCTGGGGACGGCGCGCACGGGCGCCTATTTTTCCGTGGCCCCGCTGTTCGGCGTCGTGATCGCGCTGCTGATCTGGCCCGAGATGCCCGGCGCCCTGTTCTGGCTAGCCGCGGCGCTGATGGCCCTCGGCCTCTGGCTGCACCTGCGCGAGCGGCACGAGCACGAACACGCGCACGAACCGATGGAGCACACGCACGCGCATCGCCACGACGAGCACCATCAGCACACGCACGACTTTCCGTGGGACGGCCAGGAGCCGCATGTCCACCGCCACCGGCACGAAGCGCTGATCCACAAGCACCCGCATTACCCGGACATCCACCACCGCCATCCACATTGAGCGGCCATGCCCGGCGGTGTCCGGGGCGCGCCGACCATCCCGCGCCCTTCCCGCATCCGGGGCGCCGGGGCCAGAATCAGAATCGTCCGATGGCGGCGGGCGCTACCAGCGTGCAAAGTCTGCGGTGCATCCACACGCCGCCCGCTCGCCCACCATGCAACCGCATCCCGCCACCGCCATCGCGCCCGCGCCTCGCGCGGCAGTCCACCCTGCCATCGCCGACACCCTGCCGGCGCAGATCGTTATCGTCCTCACCGAGCTGTTCGGCACCGACCTGCGGCAATGGCACTTCCTCATCGATCTGTTCTGCGACACCGTCATGCAGGACCTCGCCGACCTGGAAGCCGCCATTGCCCGCGGCGCGGCCGCCGACGTCGCCACGGCCGCCCACCGGATCGCCGGCTCGGCGCGGATGCTCGGCCACGGGGCCATCGGCGACGCGGCACACGCCGTGGAACGCATCGCCCTGAGCGACGACAACGGCCGCGCCCACCCGGCCGACCTCCAGCACGCCTTCGTCGGTCTGCGCATGCAGATCGACACGTTCCGCCGGCACGCGTGCCGCTGCGCGTGGCCGGACGCCGGCGCCCCCGGCTAGCCCGCTGCCGCGCGCGCGGCCATGCGGCGGTTGAGCATCAGCGGCACCACGCCAAGCGCGATGCCGCCCAGGCCCACCACGTTGGTCGCCAGATCGAAGGTCGGCACGCTGTAGACCGCGATGAACCACAGGAACAGCGCACTGAACAGCGGCCATACCAGCAGGAACACCAGATTGAAGACCGACCGCAGCGCCTCGCGGCGAAAGCGCCATGCGCAGGCAAAGCCCGCCAGCCCGTAGTAGAAGGCCACCTGGAAGCCGATCGCGTTCACCGAGTCCTTGATGATGGCGCTCACGCTCGGAAAGTACGACGCGCCGAACAGCAGCAGCAACCCGATCGCCGTGATCATCGCCGTGGCCACCCATGGCGTGCGCCACCGCTTGTGCAGGATCGCGTAGCGCGGGTGCACGATGCCATCGCGCCCCTTGGCGTAAAGCGTGCGCGTGAACTGCAGAATGGACGTCTCCAGCGTGCCCACGGTGCTGAGCATGACCGCGATCACGGCCACGTAGCTCCAGGGGCGCGGCAGCAGCTTGTCGGCAATCGCAAAGACGACGTTGGTGCTCGATTGCTGGATCTCTTGGTCATTGAGCACCAGCAGGATCACCACCGCAAAGCCCATGAACAGCGCCAGCACGATCAGCATCGCCCACAGGGCCCCGTGGCCGGGCGCGCGGCTGGCATCGCGCGTCTCCTCGGTCAGGTTGACCGTCACGTCCCAGCCCCAGAAGAAGAACAGCGCCGTCAGTGCGCCGGTGGCGAACAGCTGCGGCGTAAAGCTGCCGGGCGACAGCCACACCAGCGAAAACCCGTGCGCCGGATGCGCGCCGTACTTGGCCAGCGCAAGCAGCATCAACGCCAGCAGGATCGCGGCCTCCGTCACCGTCATGACGATCTGCGAATAGCTGGTCAGCTTGATGCCCTTGACGATGACCGCGCTCACCACCAGCAGCCACCCGGCCGCCACCAGCGCCACCGCCGCCGGCTGCACCGCCAGCCCGGGCGCGACCAGCGTGAGTGTGGCCGTCGCCGCCGGAATCGTGCCCGACACCATGAACACCACCGACGCCACCAGCAGCGCCCAGCCGGCGAAGAACCCGAGCGTGCGATTGAAGATCGCGCCCACCCAGGCATACGCGGCGCCGGCACTGGGGTTCAGCCGGTTCAGATGCAGATACGCGAAGGTCACGCCGAACATGATCAGCCCGCAATACAGCAGGCTGGCCGGCGCCAGCAGGCCGACCGCGCCGATCAGCATGGCCGTGGTGGCGGCAATGCTGAAGGCCGGCGCCGTGCCGGCCACGCCCATCACCACCGATTCGGCCAGGCCCAGCGCCTGCCCCTCCAATTCCGCCGGAGCGTTCGTCGTCATGGTCGCCACCCCCAATCGTCGACGTCGACCTGGATGCCCGGCCGGGCAGCAGCGTCCGGCAGGCACTTACAGTATTGGCCGCCAGTGCGGCAGCACCAAGCACGTTGGCGACACCATCAAGTGACACAAACCTCCCCCAACGCACCCGCCGCATGCACGACGAACGCTGTCGATGTGATGAATA
It encodes the following:
- a CDS encoding APC family permease, producing the protein MTTNAPAELEGQALGLAESVVMGVAGTAPAFSIAATTAMLIGAVGLLAPASLLYCGLIMFGVTFAYLHLNRLNPSAGAAYAWVGAIFNRTLGFFAGWALLVASVVFMVSGTIPAATATLTLVAPGLAVQPAAVALVAAGWLLVVSAVIVKGIKLTSYSQIVMTVTEAAILLALMLLALAKYGAHPAHGFSLVWLSPGSFTPQLFATGALTALFFFWGWDVTVNLTEETRDASRAPGHGALWAMLIVLALFMGFAVVILLVLNDQEIQQSSTNVVFAIADKLLPRPWSYVAVIAVMLSTVGTLETSILQFTRTLYAKGRDGIVHPRYAILHKRWRTPWVATAMITAIGLLLLFGASYFPSVSAIIKDSVNAIGFQVAFYYGLAGFACAWRFRREALRSVFNLVFLLVWPLFSALFLWFIAVYSVPTFDLATNVVGLGGIALGVVPLMLNRRMAARAAAG
- a CDS encoding efflux RND transporter permease subunit; this translates as MIERLVTLCFNRRGIVVLVFLFAALYGWHSWTQLPLEAYPDIADTTSQVVTQVNGLAAEEVEQQITIPLEREIMGTPGMHVMRSKSTFGLSLITVVFQDGAEDYWSRQRLQERISGVSLPYGAQPGLDALTSPIGEIFRYTLQSKTRDLRELSELQFWKVIPRLKQVSGVVDVVNFGGMTTQFMLELDPARLSKYNLSLNQITQAIAANNANAGGSVMQRGEQGLVIRGVGLIRNLDDLGNVVVSQKNGVPVLVKDLGRVVLGNRERHGILGMDNNPDTIEGITLLLKNENPSRVMAGVHDAVRDLNEHILPKDVKIVPYIDRSKLVDATVHTVGKTLIEGMTLVSIVLLLFLGSPRAAIIVAITIPLSLLTAFILMHHFKIPANLLSLGAIDFGIIVDGAIVVMENILRRREEDAESELHGNDILAAARQVTRPIFFGMLVIIIAYLPLFAFQRIEYKLFSPMAFAVGFALFGALLVALLLIPGLAYWAYRKPTKVFENPVLHWLVPRYQALLSRLVGKSRTVIGLAVATLAGVVILGGSIGRDFLPYLDEGSIWLQVTLPPGLSLDKASRMADTLRAATLEFPEIEHIVTQVGRNDDGTDPFTPSHIESAVTLHPYDEWKTGRDKQQLIAKMAERFRQLPGIDVGFTQPMIDGVLDKLAGAHSDLVVKVYGNDFGETRQLATEVEHLLKTVPGAQDVIIDQEPPLPQVRIDVDRAAAARLGINIADVMALIQTGIGGSPVTQVFVEERSYDVVARFAGASRSNPEAIGNLMLTAANGAHIALAQIAKIRFAEGETTITREMNKRHLTVRLNLRGRDLASFLDEAKRRIDQEIRYDHTRYQIAWGGQFENQQRAQARLAVILPMVLALMFVLLFAEFKNLRQPALILSAVPLATLGGLIALHLRGMTLNVSSAVGFIALFGVAVLNAIIMVSNLNRWTQEPGISLKDAVVAGARERMRPVLMTATVAALGLIPAALAHGLGSDVQRPLATVVVGGLVTATALTLVLLPALYYLIEARVGRRQNGSGPAADKPIQGES
- a CDS encoding Hpt domain-containing protein, producing the protein MQPHPATAIAPAPRAAVHPAIADTLPAQIVIVLTELFGTDLRQWHFLIDLFCDTVMQDLADLEAAIARGAAADVATAAHRIAGSARMLGHGAIGDAAHAVERIALSDDNGRAHPADLQHAFVGLRMQIDTFRRHACRCAWPDAGAPG
- a CDS encoding sensor histidine kinase, producing the protein MLSVQRRLMLVHLAVIAVIVASAASAAWWQLSRSVHRQLDGALLALAETEAGMLLENRGQPVRVHEKPVGTAPPSLVRLDRLVQIVDAHGEVLAHSANLGATRLPTPASLLARLAAGETVFETLPSFSEEPLRMVSLPVQTGGAAPVAIQVAGSLDDVNGVLDSAALLFACLAIALSASVGTAGALLTRRVFRAIDNVVKQARRIGDANLDARLPHPGTADDIGRLVDTLNDMLDRLEHAFDAQRHFTADASHELRSPLSRLRTEIEITLRRERSREDYVETLRSCLEEVARLTLLVEELLMLARLDAGQERGSQDAVSVATLVEDSVRRMQPAAHERLIRLVVGAGSAPAIKVARGPASLALANLLDNAVKFSPQGSQVDISWTIDREQAVLKVSDHGPGIPDHELPHVFDRFYRGAGARAGTAEGTGLGLALSSAIVLAHGGRIDVENAPAGGAVFQVRLPLAT
- a CDS encoding efflux RND transporter periplasmic adaptor subunit; amino-acid sequence: MQVKSISAKRLITGAGVLAAISVAVWGTVSLHAKEAAAPEAPVSVRHEGERVIVPEQSALRRTLAVAPVVQGQIAAPFTLPAVVEADPAKLMKVLPPLTGRIVSLNKQLGDAVKAGDVLFSIDSADLAQATSDAAKAQSTLALTRRNLERLRELDKSEIAAKRDLEQAQNDYAQAVSEADRANNRLAQLGAKGGTQVTGGHILAVRSPITGRVVDLNAAIGGYWNDATAPVMTVADLSRVFVTASAQEKDLAQVYAGQSATVKLDAYADVLPAKVRFVGEMLDPDTRTVKVRMAFDNREGRLKPGMFAQATFLARPHDGITVPMTAVIQSGFYNRAFVEVAPWQFEARVVKVGAQLDDHVEIVSGLKAGDRVVVKEGVLLND
- a CDS encoding DMT family transporter; translation: MSLRSAAPALGAALLFGASTPLAKTLTGTVSPILLAGLLYLGSGLGLAGFLLARRLMKRGTPSAAGSPPIPRHEVPWLLGAIAAGGVAGPALLMMGLAGTAAAPAALLLNVEGVLTALIAWIVFREHTDRQIVLGMIAIVAGGALLSWQPGAARFSPGALLIVAACACWAIDNNLTRNVSTNDAVLVACLKGLVAGGCNTAFALAAGGRLPAGWPLASAMLIGFAGYGVSLALFVIALRHLGTARTGAYFSVAPLFGVVIALLIWPEMPGALFWLAAALMALGLWLHLRERHEHEHAHEPMEHTHAHRHDEHHQHTHDFPWDGQEPHVHRHRHEALIHKHPHYPDIHHRHPH
- a CDS encoding response regulator transcription factor, whose product is MHILLIEDDQKAARLLARGLQEEGFEVAVAHSAEEADASLLVACQLIILDWMLPGKDGIALCRELRERDLQTPVLMLTARDATADRIAGLDTGADDYLTKPFVFDELLARVRALLRRARLAPAAPRVIGDLVLDPNARAVTRGGQALDVTPKEYAILEYLMRHAGQIVSRLQLAEHVWRADLIAIDNLIDVHMKNLRRKVDPPGQPALIHTVRGQGFRLAAPERRHA